From Paenibacillus polymyxa, the proteins below share one genomic window:
- a CDS encoding endolytic transglycosylase MltG yields the protein MTREQLEEAAAELNLQISDSSDPKMTEEEWRNKLIKEGNKTPVAPQKAKPAQTPSTPKVPANSTSSAASKPSTSTSVPQSPNKPETQRTGTTATPNIPKQPATPQVQYSIASGSNLRSVASGLERAGVVSDASAFEAAAKAQKINTKIRTGTYQFAKGEDFSSIITKITKKPSN from the coding sequence ATGACGCGAGAACAACTAGAAGAGGCAGCAGCCGAGTTAAATCTTCAGATCAGTGACAGTTCTGATCCGAAAATGACAGAAGAGGAATGGCGGAATAAGCTGATCAAGGAAGGCAACAAGACTCCAGTTGCACCTCAAAAGGCTAAACCAGCTCAAACGCCTTCAACACCTAAGGTACCTGCAAACAGCACATCCTCGGCTGCTTCTAAGCCTTCGACCAGCACGTCGGTACCACAAAGTCCGAACAAGCCGGAAACTCAAAGAACTGGCACTACAGCCACTCCCAATATTCCCAAGCAGCCTGCCACTCCACAAGTGCAATATAGCATTGCATCAGGGAGCAATTTAAGAAGTGTGGCATCTGGATTGGAACGGGCAGGAGTCGTATCGGATGCTAGTGCATTTGAGGCAGCAGCTAAGGCTCAAAAAATCAATACCAAAATTCGTACAGGCACCTATCAGTTTGCTAAAGGTGAGGATTTCAGTTCTATTATTACTAAAATAACGAAAAAGCCGTCCAACTGA
- a CDS encoding DUF6115 domain-containing protein has protein sequence MDQPWIYIVLLGAAAVVYAWLLPKRQPSRGTEEAVVQKVEATLEQYLADIENDNDELIELVSGMKQEHAVKQAALQEQVAELRNRIVELERQAMLATVSMPISDSEASFVTLEEQTALQEPQTEQEQESIRDRYQELFAMHEQGKSVDYIAKQSGIQRGEVQLILQLAEREDVI, from the coding sequence GTGGATCAACCATGGATTTATATTGTTCTGCTGGGAGCCGCAGCTGTTGTCTACGCCTGGCTTCTGCCAAAGCGCCAGCCAAGCCGGGGAACTGAAGAGGCCGTCGTTCAAAAGGTTGAGGCTACATTGGAGCAATATCTGGCCGATATTGAAAACGATAATGACGAGCTGATTGAACTCGTATCTGGTATGAAGCAGGAGCATGCGGTTAAGCAGGCAGCATTACAGGAGCAAGTAGCTGAGCTTCGGAATCGTATTGTGGAGCTTGAGCGTCAGGCAATGCTTGCTACCGTCTCTATGCCAATCTCAGATTCAGAAGCTTCTTTTGTAACTTTAGAGGAGCAAACGGCATTGCAAGAGCCTCAAACTGAGCAGGAACAAGAGTCCATCCGAGATCGTTATCAAGAGTTATTCGCGATGCATGAGCAAGGCAAGTCGGTGGATTATATAGCTAAGCAATCAGGCATCCAGCGGGGCGAAGTACAGCTCATATTACAACTCGCGGAACGGGAGGATGTGATATGA
- a CDS encoding DUF342 domain-containing protein — protein MEKQYALDQFLKVVVSPDKQSAYLEFAKREEGFACSVEELERFLSNQKISYGVITDAIRTFAANPEDHFFGKLLIAQGKQPIHGTDGKINLADIVTGEDAHKPLETVDGRVDYKELTRLRNVKRGQLIAERVDPLPGVPGIAVTGEEIPFLPGKEARFKVGKNVVIHPEGVAMYAAIDGLVTTTEKGKLNVFPVYEVNGDVDYSVGNIDFVGTVVIRGNVLTGFRVRAAGDIRVIGGVEGAEIEADGSVEISGGIIGYHKGFVKAAQNVKCSFIQDGNVIAGADVLVSQSIMHSQIKASNNVICEGTKGLIVGGSVQAGKKVVARTVGNTMSTATNIEVGVLPELRDELTELRARLKQQTDSQDKTNKALTILDQLAAAGQLAPDRMAMRIKLTSTKKSNEQELLETKSRMLEIERTLEDTSRARVEVKNVIYGGSKIVIGRYTKFIKDSVERMAFYYHEGDISMSSYM, from the coding sequence GTGGAGAAGCAGTATGCTTTGGATCAGTTTTTAAAAGTGGTTGTCTCACCTGACAAACAATCCGCCTACTTGGAGTTTGCCAAACGTGAAGAAGGCTTTGCCTGTTCTGTGGAAGAATTAGAACGTTTTCTAAGCAACCAAAAAATATCCTACGGTGTAATTACCGATGCAATCCGCACATTTGCGGCAAATCCGGAAGATCATTTCTTCGGGAAATTACTGATTGCTCAGGGAAAGCAGCCGATCCACGGTACAGACGGAAAAATTAATCTGGCCGATATTGTGACCGGTGAAGATGCACATAAGCCACTTGAAACTGTGGATGGACGGGTAGATTATAAAGAATTAACTCGTCTAAGAAATGTAAAACGTGGACAACTGATTGCCGAACGAGTGGATCCTCTGCCAGGTGTACCAGGGATTGCTGTAACCGGAGAGGAAATCCCTTTTCTTCCAGGTAAAGAGGCACGCTTTAAAGTTGGAAAAAATGTAGTGATCCATCCGGAAGGCGTTGCGATGTATGCGGCTATTGATGGTTTAGTGACTACAACTGAAAAGGGCAAGCTTAATGTGTTCCCTGTGTATGAAGTGAATGGGGATGTCGATTATAGCGTCGGTAACATTGATTTTGTTGGAACCGTCGTCATTCGCGGGAATGTCTTGACCGGTTTTCGCGTTCGGGCGGCTGGTGACATTCGTGTCATTGGCGGTGTGGAAGGCGCTGAAATTGAGGCAGATGGTTCAGTGGAAATCAGCGGCGGTATTATCGGATACCATAAAGGATTTGTGAAAGCTGCACAAAATGTGAAATGCTCGTTTATACAAGATGGTAACGTGATCGCGGGAGCCGATGTGCTTGTATCCCAGAGCATCATGCATTCCCAGATCAAAGCGAGTAATAATGTAATCTGCGAAGGCACAAAAGGGCTTATCGTAGGTGGCAGTGTACAAGCTGGTAAAAAGGTAGTGGCTCGTACCGTCGGTAATACGATGTCCACAGCTACTAATATTGAAGTGGGTGTGCTTCCTGAACTGCGTGATGAACTGACAGAACTTCGCGCACGGTTGAAGCAGCAGACAGACAGCCAGGATAAAACGAACAAAGCTCTCACAATATTGGATCAGCTAGCGGCTGCTGGACAGCTTGCACCTGACAGAATGGCTATGCGAATCAAGCTGACATCTACTAAAAAATCTAATGAACAGGAACTTTTGGAAACTAAGTCCAGAATGCTTGAAATAGAACGAACATTAGAAGATACGAGCCGCGCCCGGGTAGAAGTGAAAAATGTGATTTACGGTGGCTCTAAGATAGTTATCGGCAGATATACAAAATTTATTAAAGATTCTGTGGAAAGAATGGCGTTTTATTATCATGAGGGAGATATCAGCATGTCCTCCTACATGTAA
- a CDS encoding FliA/WhiG family RNA polymerase sigma factor encodes MNERKAAHLNHSELWEQWKEHGDKEAKKQLIEKYLHIVEYVSGRLAVGLPKNVSKDDLASNGVMGLIDALEKFDYERGLQFETYASWRVRGAILDGLRQGDWVPRSVREKAKKIEDAYQHLEQRYLRTVSDEEMSHYLDVSEKEFQSMIQEVAVMSIVSLEDPIREEESETRLSLLVDEKAKNPDHKVNEFTLRDALAQGIDKLTEKERIVVSLLYYEDLSLSEIAEVMSLSPSRISQLHSKAILRLRATLDKQRDLLMRKD; translated from the coding sequence ATGAACGAGCGAAAAGCCGCTCATTTGAACCATTCCGAGCTGTGGGAACAATGGAAAGAACACGGTGACAAGGAAGCAAAAAAGCAGTTAATTGAAAAGTATCTCCATATTGTGGAATATGTGTCGGGTCGTCTTGCAGTAGGCTTACCTAAAAATGTATCCAAGGATGATCTGGCGAGCAACGGTGTTATGGGTTTGATTGATGCTTTAGAGAAATTTGATTATGAGCGTGGTTTGCAGTTTGAGACTTATGCTTCTTGGCGTGTTCGCGGAGCAATTTTGGATGGTCTTCGTCAAGGAGATTGGGTTCCTCGTTCAGTTAGGGAAAAAGCGAAAAAAATCGAAGACGCCTACCAGCATTTAGAACAAAGGTATTTACGCACAGTAAGCGACGAAGAGATGAGTCATTATTTGGACGTCTCCGAGAAAGAGTTTCAAAGTATGATCCAAGAGGTCGCTGTAATGTCGATTGTCTCACTGGAGGACCCAATCCGCGAAGAAGAGTCGGAAACACGGCTTTCCCTGTTGGTAGATGAAAAGGCGAAAAATCCAGATCATAAGGTCAATGAATTCACACTGCGTGATGCCTTGGCACAAGGCATTGATAAATTAACTGAAAAAGAGCGTATCGTTGTTTCTTTATTGTATTACGAGGATTTGTCACTCAGCGAAATTGCTGAGGTCATGTCACTTTCTCCTTCGCGAATTTCTCAGTTGCATTCCAAAGCAATATTACGTCTGAGAGCGACACTGGACAAACAACGGGATTTGCTAATGCGTAAAGATTAA
- a CDS encoding chemotaxis protein CheD: MIEDKSIIKVGMADLNVTSNPNSIRTTGLGSCVGLTLYDPHLKLAGMAHVMLPSSDIAREGQLNIAKYADTALPELFERMLKLGAERRRLIAKMAGGAQMFAFAGSGDTMRIGPRNVESCKEMLVDLGIPLIAEDTGGNYGRTIELDSETGVLNIRSVQKGVKEL, encoded by the coding sequence ATGATTGAGGATAAAAGCATCATTAAAGTCGGCATGGCAGATTTAAATGTTACCAGCAACCCGAACTCGATTCGCACGACAGGGCTTGGCTCCTGCGTCGGATTGACCCTCTATGATCCTCATTTGAAACTGGCAGGCATGGCACATGTGATGTTACCGTCCTCGGATATTGCGCGTGAAGGGCAGTTGAATATTGCCAAATATGCGGATACAGCACTGCCAGAGTTATTTGAACGAATGTTGAAACTGGGTGCTGAACGGCGCAGACTGATTGCCAAAATGGCAGGAGGAGCGCAGATGTTTGCCTTTGCAGGTAGTGGAGACACCATGCGGATTGGCCCGCGCAATGTAGAATCGTGCAAGGAAATGCTTGTAGATCTGGGCATTCCTTTAATTGCGGAAGATACGGGTGGCAATTATGGACGAACGATTGAGTTGGACTCTGAAACTGGCGTTTTGAATATTCGAAGCGTACAAAAAGGTGTAAAGGAATTATAA
- a CDS encoding chemotaxis protein CheC produces the protein MENLGNLEDFKLDVLKEVGNIGSGNAATALSRLLNKPVDMGVPKVQMLPFEEIADKVGGNEQLVVAIFFRVEGEAPGNLFFILQPQAAKSLLSRLANIPSDDEDCFNEMEHSALSEIGNILAGSYLSSLADFTRLSMYPTVPALALDMAGAILSYGLLQFGQMGDAALLIDTSFLEGQNQIEGQFFLIPDPESFGKIFRSLGVPMNDD, from the coding sequence ATGGAGAATCTGGGAAATCTCGAAGACTTCAAGTTGGATGTATTGAAAGAAGTCGGCAACATTGGCTCGGGGAACGCTGCTACAGCGCTCTCCCGGCTTCTCAATAAACCAGTCGATATGGGTGTGCCCAAAGTGCAAATGCTGCCCTTTGAGGAAATTGCGGACAAAGTCGGCGGAAATGAACAACTTGTTGTTGCAATATTTTTTAGAGTCGAAGGGGAAGCCCCTGGTAATCTATTCTTCATATTGCAACCTCAGGCGGCGAAAAGCTTACTTTCCCGTTTGGCGAATATTCCTTCGGATGACGAGGATTGCTTTAACGAAATGGAGCATTCAGCTCTGTCGGAGATCGGTAACATTTTAGCAGGCTCCTACCTTTCTTCGTTGGCGGATTTCACACGTTTATCCATGTATCCAACAGTCCCTGCGCTGGCACTGGATATGGCAGGAGCTATTCTCAGCTACGGACTGCTGCAGTTTGGGCAGATGGGGGATGCTGCTTTATTGATTGACACATCGTTTCTGGAAGGGCAGAATCAGATTGAGGGTCAATTTTTCCTGATTCCTGATCCAGAATCGTTCGGGAAAATCTTTAGGTCGTTAGGAGTCCCGATGAACGATGATTGA
- a CDS encoding chemotaxis protein CheW has product MGEEIKVIVFKLGEEEYGVEVEKVQSIERMVPITRVPRTYDFVKGVFNMRGVVIPVIDLRGRFGLPEAEYTDQTRIIIVAVGEMQVGFIVDSANDVIDLNTDNIETPPEVVGGVKAKYLRGVAKIGEERLLIMLNLSEVLNRSEMNQLEGLED; this is encoded by the coding sequence ATGGGAGAAGAAATTAAAGTTATCGTATTTAAGCTTGGTGAAGAGGAATACGGTGTTGAAGTAGAAAAAGTCCAATCTATTGAACGCATGGTGCCGATTACACGGGTTCCGAGAACTTACGATTTTGTTAAAGGTGTATTCAACATGAGAGGCGTGGTTATTCCGGTTATTGATCTTCGTGGCCGTTTTGGATTACCAGAAGCTGAATATACCGATCAAACACGTATTATTATCGTTGCTGTGGGCGAGATGCAAGTCGGCTTTATCGTGGATTCAGCGAATGATGTTATTGACCTGAATACTGACAACATTGAGACACCACCGGAAGTGGTTGGCGGTGTTAAGGCTAAATATCTTCGCGGAGTTGCTAAAATTGGTGAAGAGCGTCTGTTGATTATGCTGAACTTGTCCGAAGTTTTGAACCGTAGCGAAATGAACCAACTGGAAGGTTTAGAGGATTAA
- a CDS encoding chemotaxis protein CheA, whose translation MDMNQYLNMFIDESNDHLQSLNENMLQLESNPTDLGIVQVIFRSAHTLKGMAATMGFEDLASLTHQMENVLDLVRNNKLAMHEFIFDTLFKGLDALESMVQHITEGGDGKADVSSIVSSLQSIVSGDFLKSGSNAATEESPSTKAGTNDSAGLVLDQFQYSVLEQSISEGHRVHYIQVTISSESQLKAARAFMVFNTLENSGEIVKAYPSVQDIEQEKFEQSFSLYYITQKEAGELEKEITGISEIDTVSVVQLDQESLKQMSEVTAGLAETAAVQEAAVAVQPPAPSQPQSPAAASVAKPAAGKAPAAKAAAPTHNRTIRVDIERLDVLMNLFSELLIDRVRLEQLASEASNPALTETVEHMSRVSSDLQNVVLKLRMVPVDTVFNRFPRMVRDLAKSLDKKLELVITGAETEMDRTVIDEIGDPLVHLLRNSVDHGIESVADRIAAGKPETGTVQLRAFHSGNNVFIEIEDDGNGINREKVLNSAISKGILTAEQAASMTDEEAYQVLFAPGFSTAAVISDVSGRGVGLDVVKSKITALGGNVTVHSTLGQGTNFSVQLPLTLSIIAAMMIQIGSEKYAIPLSSIVETAIVKRKQIRSVHGNKMIAFRDSHIPLISLSQLFEVPDFNEDEEEETEVVVIRKGDRLAALSVQDFLGQSEIVLKNLGKYLPNIQGISGATILGDGQVALIIDPNVFIK comes from the coding sequence ATGGACATGAACCAATATTTAAACATGTTTATTGATGAGTCGAATGATCATCTGCAATCTCTTAACGAAAATATGCTTCAACTGGAAAGCAACCCAACCGATCTAGGCATCGTTCAGGTGATTTTCCGTTCTGCCCATACCCTCAAAGGAATGGCTGCTACGATGGGGTTTGAAGACCTGGCATCGCTCACTCACCAAATGGAAAACGTTCTTGATCTGGTACGTAACAACAAGCTGGCGATGCATGAATTTATATTCGATACCTTATTTAAAGGTTTGGATGCCCTGGAATCCATGGTGCAGCACATTACAGAGGGAGGCGATGGAAAAGCGGATGTCTCCTCTATTGTATCTTCATTGCAATCTATCGTGAGCGGGGATTTCCTAAAGTCCGGCTCAAATGCTGCCACTGAAGAGTCTCCTTCTACAAAAGCAGGCACTAACGATAGTGCTGGATTGGTTTTGGACCAATTCCAGTATTCTGTACTGGAGCAATCGATTTCTGAAGGGCATCGTGTTCACTATATACAGGTAACAATCAGTTCAGAGAGCCAGCTGAAGGCGGCACGTGCCTTTATGGTATTCAACACACTGGAAAACTCTGGTGAAATCGTCAAGGCCTATCCGTCCGTACAGGATATCGAGCAGGAAAAATTCGAACAAAGCTTCTCGTTATATTACATAACGCAGAAAGAAGCTGGGGAGCTGGAAAAGGAAATCACGGGTATCTCTGAAATTGACACGGTTTCAGTGGTACAACTGGATCAGGAATCGCTTAAACAAATGAGCGAAGTTACTGCTGGACTCGCTGAGACAGCGGCGGTACAGGAAGCAGCTGTTGCCGTGCAGCCACCCGCTCCATCTCAGCCGCAGTCTCCAGCTGCGGCCTCTGTTGCCAAGCCAGCTGCAGGTAAAGCGCCAGCAGCCAAGGCGGCTGCTCCTACGCACAACCGTACGATTCGCGTAGATATTGAACGTCTGGATGTACTTATGAATTTATTCAGCGAGTTGCTCATTGACCGTGTGCGCTTAGAACAGTTAGCCAGTGAGGCTTCCAATCCAGCACTGACGGAAACGGTTGAGCATATGAGTCGTGTGAGCAGTGATTTGCAAAATGTTGTTCTCAAATTGCGGATGGTACCTGTAGATACTGTTTTCAACCGTTTCCCGCGTATGGTTCGCGATCTGGCCAAGTCGCTGGATAAAAAACTGGAATTGGTTATTACTGGAGCAGAGACTGAAATGGATCGGACGGTTATCGACGAGATTGGTGATCCTCTGGTGCATTTGCTACGTAACTCCGTGGATCATGGCATCGAGTCGGTAGCCGACCGGATTGCAGCTGGTAAACCAGAAACTGGAACCGTTCAACTGCGTGCTTTTCATAGCGGTAATAACGTATTTATCGAGATTGAGGATGATGGGAACGGGATTAACCGTGAAAAGGTACTAAACAGTGCTATTTCCAAAGGGATTTTGACAGCAGAACAAGCAGCTTCCATGACCGACGAGGAAGCTTATCAAGTATTGTTTGCTCCGGGCTTTAGTACAGCTGCAGTCATTTCAGACGTATCAGGACGCGGTGTCGGTCTGGATGTTGTTAAATCTAAAATTACCGCTTTGGGTGGTAATGTTACGGTTCACTCCACATTGGGCCAGGGCACTAATTTCTCTGTACAATTACCGTTGACTCTATCCATTATTGCAGCCATGATGATACAGATCGGTTCTGAAAAATATGCGATTCCTTTGTCTTCCATTGTGGAAACTGCGATCGTCAAGCGTAAGCAAATCCGTTCTGTGCATGGCAATAAGATGATTGCTTTCCGCGATTCTCATATCCCGCTTATCTCCTTGAGTCAGCTGTTTGAGGTACCGGACTTCAACGAAGATGAAGAAGAAGAGACAGAGGTCGTGGTCATCCGTAAGGGAGACCGTCTGGCAGCTCTTTCCGTACAGGACTTTTTGGGACAAAGTGAAATCGTCCTTAAAAATCTGGGCAAGTATCTTCCAAACATCCAAGGAATTTCAGGTGCCACGATTCTGGGTGACGGTCAGGTTGCTTTGATCATTGACCCGAATGTTTTCATTAAATAA
- a CDS encoding chemotaxis protein CheB, translating to MCAYRVLVVDDSAFMRKIITDLIVRDESFNIVGTAANGREAVEKVKELQPDLVTMDVEMPEMNGLEALPLIMAAHPLPVIMLSGINEQGMKETIMALEAGAFDFIRKPSIAHAQDIEQVSKALLEQMHTAMQAVRSRLERKEANERKAAMEQAKKTPMEKPPGQAAAEKRAGSQASADKPPVVPLAPPPAASAQPKKDAGKSVPTAAKQETKKQLSGTSATGGRIDKPAVQPRKPVQAPHVQKKEDLSMSMGITSGQLKSSDPAAGKSVQSKDKAGLVKPESRKTVTSSASSAPAAATPPVTAPTAPAAPQGLSLKKGVHTSSFRKLVAVGCSTGGPRALKTLLERIPGDFPAPIVIVQHMPPNFTRSLAQRLNTLSPLRVVEAEQGMTLETGTAYIAPGGYQLRIVPGAGGKYTVSLKMEEARNGHRPSVDTMFESLLSLTALERHLVLLTGMGSDGAKMMKKLYDAGVQSTFAENEETCVVYGMPRSAVELKCVRHLLPMQEIAPKLVQVVK from the coding sequence ATGTGTGCTTACCGGGTGCTGGTTGTAGATGATTCGGCCTTTATGCGCAAAATTATTACAGATCTTATTGTAAGGGATGAGTCGTTCAACATCGTAGGTACAGCCGCCAATGGCAGAGAGGCTGTAGAGAAAGTGAAAGAATTGCAGCCTGATTTGGTCACCATGGATGTCGAAATGCCTGAAATGAATGGTCTTGAAGCGTTGCCACTGATTATGGCAGCCCATCCGTTACCTGTCATTATGTTGTCAGGCATTAATGAACAAGGCATGAAGGAGACCATCATGGCTCTGGAGGCAGGAGCTTTCGATTTTATAAGAAAGCCTTCCATTGCTCATGCGCAAGATATTGAGCAGGTGAGCAAGGCGTTGCTCGAACAGATGCATACTGCTATGCAAGCAGTACGCAGCCGCTTGGAGCGCAAGGAAGCGAATGAGCGCAAAGCTGCAATGGAACAAGCGAAAAAAACGCCAATGGAAAAGCCACCTGGACAGGCTGCGGCTGAGAAACGAGCTGGAAGTCAAGCTTCGGCAGACAAGCCTCCTGTTGTTCCGCTTGCTCCTCCACCTGCTGCATCGGCTCAACCCAAGAAAGATGCTGGGAAGTCCGTCCCAACAGCTGCCAAGCAGGAAACTAAAAAGCAGCTGTCTGGAACATCTGCTACAGGTGGCCGCATAGACAAGCCAGCTGTTCAGCCAAGGAAACCAGTGCAAGCACCTCATGTGCAGAAAAAAGAAGACTTGTCCATGAGTATGGGAATAACGTCGGGACAGCTGAAGAGCTCTGATCCGGCCGCTGGAAAATCAGTACAGAGTAAGGATAAAGCAGGGCTTGTCAAGCCGGAGTCACGGAAGACGGTAACTTCATCAGCTTCTTCCGCTCCTGCGGCTGCAACGCCTCCAGTAACAGCACCTACAGCTCCAGCTGCACCACAGGGATTGTCACTTAAAAAAGGTGTGCATACGTCCAGCTTTCGAAAACTGGTGGCGGTCGGATGTTCTACTGGCGGACCACGGGCTCTTAAGACCCTGTTGGAGCGCATTCCTGGGGATTTTCCAGCTCCAATCGTTATCGTTCAGCATATGCCACCAAACTTTACTCGTTCGCTAGCACAACGTTTGAACACGTTGAGTCCACTACGCGTTGTGGAGGCTGAGCAGGGGATGACGCTGGAGACGGGAACAGCCTACATCGCACCAGGGGGATATCAGCTAAGAATTGTGCCTGGAGCCGGTGGTAAATACACGGTGTCACTGAAGATGGAGGAGGCTCGCAATGGTCACCGTCCTTCTGTAGATACGATGTTCGAATCGCTGCTCTCTTTAACCGCGCTGGAAAGACATCTAGTATTGCTTACTGGAATGGGTAGCGACGGGGCTAAAATGATGAAAAAGCTTTATGACGCTGGGGTTCAATCCACATTTGCTGAAAATGAGGAGACTTGTGTAGTGTACGGAATGCCCCGCTCAGCAGTTGAATTAAAATGTGTGCGCCACCTTCTGCCAATGCAGGAGATCGCCCCCAAGCTTGTACAAGTTGTGAAATAA
- a CDS encoding MinD/ParA family protein, which yields MSDQAQSLRQMASSLDRYRLPPRNRHAKIITITSGKGGVGKSNFTLNFALALQSLGRKVLVFDADIGMANIDVLMGAHSQYNLLHLLKRERSIDEIIQTGIGGLPYIAGGSGLSELFALSDENLNYFAEEVEKMAADMDYILFDTGAGLSKENLKFITSADECMVVTTPEPTSLTDAYALIKVVNGLQKDTVFKIIVNRADNDNEARQVADKIALVAKRFLEIEIPLLGHISDDTHVMQAVKRQVPFMVAFPGCAASKDVLNLAHRFAAMPQVPQPGALSGIKGFMQKWLRRSMH from the coding sequence ATGAGTGATCAAGCCCAATCACTTAGACAAATGGCTTCATCTTTGGATAGGTATCGATTACCCCCACGTAATCGTCACGCAAAAATTATAACGATCACCAGTGGTAAAGGCGGGGTGGGCAAATCCAATTTTACGCTGAACTTTGCATTGGCCCTGCAATCTCTTGGTCGAAAGGTACTTGTGTTTGATGCTGACATCGGTATGGCTAATATTGATGTGTTGATGGGGGCCCATTCACAATACAATCTTCTTCACTTGTTAAAACGTGAAAGATCAATTGATGAGATTATTCAAACGGGTATAGGTGGTTTGCCTTATATTGCTGGAGGCTCAGGCTTAAGCGAACTGTTTGCGTTATCAGATGAGAATCTGAATTATTTTGCCGAAGAAGTAGAAAAAATGGCAGCAGACATGGATTATATTCTTTTTGATACAGGTGCAGGTTTATCCAAAGAAAATCTTAAATTCATCACTTCAGCTGACGAATGTATGGTAGTAACCACCCCAGAACCGACGTCTTTAACAGATGCGTATGCACTAATTAAAGTCGTCAACGGGTTGCAGAAAGATACGGTATTCAAAATTATAGTCAATCGTGCCGATAACGATAATGAGGCCCGTCAAGTTGCCGATAAGATCGCACTTGTTGCGAAACGCTTTTTGGAGATCGAAATCCCGCTGCTTGGACATATCAGTGATGATACTCATGTCATGCAGGCAGTCAAAAGACAAGTACCTTTTATGGTTGCTTTTCCGGGATGCGCGGCTTCAAAAGATGTACTGAATCTGGCACACCGTTTTGCAGCAATGCCACAGGTTCCACAACCAGGTGCATTGAGTGGAATCAAAGGATTTATGCAAAAATGGTTGCGGCGTTCTATGCATTGA